The proteins below come from a single Vanessa cardui chromosome 7, ilVanCard2.1, whole genome shotgun sequence genomic window:
- the LOC124531136 gene encoding annulin-like isoform X2, producing MEYIKNLWRYYFGRRQKYIIIPFQPDVISGTRQGVLAVQGIDFCIETNGENHHTSKFNLMSRDVDRCLVIRRGQAFKLDILLNRPYDASRDAVSFIFYVSDVEKRGPSGDTSAAVPMLEKGSETLGAWNAVYDGQMDSHLMVAVTAAADCIVAAWRIDVDTRLNGGESLSYTHPLPIYVLFNPWCLNDSVYMPGHSHREEYVQEDGGLMYRGVYNVIKPMPWYYAQYEKDILECALYLVREIGKVKGRARGDPIRTVRALSAAVNVQDDSGVLFGNWATELSEYSGGTHPLKWVGSLSILQKYYEKKKPVKYAQCWVYAGVLTTICRALGIPCRPVTGYDAAHDSQGSLTIDIIKDEEGNTLEEFTRDSVWNYHVWNEVWMDRPDLGTEYSGWQAIDSTPQETSEDVFRCGPASLRAVRDGELQRPYDASYVFAQVNADKVLWKYSGEIQPLKLLARDTVSIGQNISTKAIGRMEREDITDLYKYPERTREERDTMEKALRKSESIFARYYLNDAFNDVVFDFELRDDIKIGQDFNVVLHIKNRSTINEHQVKGVLRVDTVTYTGVTGDGVKRQDFDMVMAPAAKEKITLLVTFNDYFKKIVDQASFNIACLATIVDRNFDYFAQDDFRVRNPDIKISYDGKPISRQEFLVTVKLENPLPIPLKNGKFYIQGPGLDKQLKIELSENVAPGALASVQFKLTPPWAGRHQISAKFSSKELHDVDGFLSLMVSPPDTNGIPLIDANETREI from the exons ATGGAGTACATCAAGAACTTATGGAGATACTATTTTGGAAGGCGTCAGAAGTACATTATTATACCATTTCAGCCAG ATGTGATCAGCGGAACGAGACAAGGTGTCCTCGCCGTGCAAGGTATCGATTTTTGCATCGAAACTAATGGGGAAAATCATCACACGAGCAAATTCAATCTCATGTCAAGAGATGTTGACAGGTGTCTTGTTATAAGACGAGGTCAGGCCTTCAAACTCGATATTCTATTAAACCGGCCATACGATGCCAGCAGAGATGCCGtttcttttatcttttatgTGTCAG ATGTGGAAAAGCGTGGGCCGTCAGGGGATACGTCAGCCGCTGTTCCTATGCTGGAGAAAGGATCCGAAACCTTAGGCGCATGGAATGCGGTGTATGACGGTCAAATGGATTCTCACCTCATGGTCGCGGTGACCGCAGCGGCTGACTGCATTGTTGCTGCGTGGCGCATAGACGTAGATACCCGACTGAATGGAGGCGAATCACTGAGCTACACACATCCTCTCCCCATATATGTGCTCTTTAATCCGTGGTGCTTAAATGATAGTGTTTACATGCCAG gaCATAGTCATCGAGAGGAGTACGTGCAGGAAGATGGTGGGCTTATGTACAGAGGCGTTTACAACGTAATCAAACCCATGCCTTGGTATTATGCGCAGTATGAGAAGGATATATTGGAATGCGCTCTATACCTCGTCAGAGAGATTGGAAAG gTCAAAGGTCGCGCGAGAGGCGATCCCATCAGGACGGTACGAGCGCTGTCAGCTGCAGTCAATGTTCAAGATGACAGTGGCGTCTTGTTCGGTAACTGGGCCACAGAGTTAAGCGAATACAGTGGTGGCACACATCCCCTGAAATGGGTCGGATCACTATCGATATTACAGAAGTATTACGAGAAGAAAAAACCCGTCAAGTATGCTCAATGTTGGGTCTACGCTGGAGTTTTAACTACaa TTTGTAGAGCATTAGGAATCCCCTGTAGACCAGTGACAGGATATGACGCAGCACACGACAGTCAAGGCAGCCTGACTATTGACATAATTAAAGACGAAGAAGGGAACACACTCGAGGAGTTCACCAGAGATTCAGTTTGGAACTATCACGTGTGGAACGAG GTATGGATGGATCGGCCAGACTTAGGAACTGAGTACAGCGGCTGGCAAGCTATTGATTCAACACCGCAAGAGACCTCAGAGGACGTTTTCCGTTGTGGCCCAGCGTCTTTACGAGCTGTACGAGATGGAGAATTGCAGCGACCTTACGACGCGTCCTATGTCTTTGCACAAGTTAATGCAGATAAG gtgCTATGGAAATACTCTGGTGAAATTCAACCGTTAAAACTTTTAGCACGTGATACAGTTTCAATTGGACAAAATATTTCCACCAAAGCGATCGGTCGGATGGAGCGAGAG gatATTACGGACCTTTATAAATATCCAGAGAGAACCAGAGAGGAACGCGATACTATGGAAAAGGCTCTGCGGAAATCAGAAAGCATATTTGCACGTTATTACCTCAATGATGCGTTTAATGACGTTGTTTTTGACTTCGAGCTGAGAGACGACATTAAAATCGGACAGGACTTTAATGTG GTCTTGCATATAAAGAACCGTTCGACAATCAACGAACACCAGGTGAAGGGAGTGCTGCGAGTGGACACAGTCACGTACACCGGGGTGACCGGGGACGGCGTGAAGAGACAGGACTTCGACATGGTGATGGCtccagcggcgaaggaaaaaaTTACACTGCTAGTcacatttaatgattatttcaaGAAAATTGTTGACCAG GCATCGTTCAACATAGCTTGCTTAGCGACAATAGTGGACAGAAATTTCGACTATTTCGCACAAGACGACTTCAGAGTACGAAATCCCGATATCAAAATATCGTATGACGGAAAGCCAATTTCACGGCAGGAATTTTTGGTGACGGTCAAATTGGAAAATCCTCTCCCGATACCTTTGAAAAATGGAAAATTCTACATACAGGGACCAGGGTTGGACAAACAACTTAAGATTGAACTAAGCGAG AACGTAGCTCCAGGCGCCCTTGCGAGTGTCCAGTTTAAGCTGACACCGCCGTGGGCCGGTCGACACCAAATATCAGCGaagttctcctcaaaggaactGCACGACGTTGACGGTTTCCTGTCATTGATGGTTTCGCCTCCAGACACTAATGGAATCCCATTGATTGACGCTAACGAGACGCGTGAAATTTGA
- the LOC124531136 gene encoding annulin-like isoform X1 codes for MGAVKSKLANVCPAKCGCCGLVRSDSYDLKDLPRPPRLDTSNNVISGTRQGVLAVQGIDFCIETNGENHHTSKFNLMSRDVDRCLVIRRGQAFKLDILLNRPYDASRDAVSFIFYVSDVEKRGPSGDTSAAVPMLEKGSETLGAWNAVYDGQMDSHLMVAVTAAADCIVAAWRIDVDTRLNGGESLSYTHPLPIYVLFNPWCLNDSVYMPGHSHREEYVQEDGGLMYRGVYNVIKPMPWYYAQYEKDILECALYLVREIGKVKGRARGDPIRTVRALSAAVNVQDDSGVLFGNWATELSEYSGGTHPLKWVGSLSILQKYYEKKKPVKYAQCWVYAGVLTTICRALGIPCRPVTGYDAAHDSQGSLTIDIIKDEEGNTLEEFTRDSVWNYHVWNEVWMDRPDLGTEYSGWQAIDSTPQETSEDVFRCGPASLRAVRDGELQRPYDASYVFAQVNADKVLWKYSGEIQPLKLLARDTVSIGQNISTKAIGRMEREDITDLYKYPERTREERDTMEKALRKSESIFARYYLNDAFNDVVFDFELRDDIKIGQDFNVVLHIKNRSTINEHQVKGVLRVDTVTYTGVTGDGVKRQDFDMVMAPAAKEKITLLVTFNDYFKKIVDQASFNIACLATIVDRNFDYFAQDDFRVRNPDIKISYDGKPISRQEFLVTVKLENPLPIPLKNGKFYIQGPGLDKQLKIELSENVAPGALASVQFKLTPPWAGRHQISAKFSSKELHDVDGFLSLMVSPPDTNGIPLIDANETREI; via the exons ATGGGCGCAGTAAAGAGTAAGCTAGCTAATGTATGCCCAGCTAAGTGTGGATGCTGTGGACTCGTGAGATCAGATTCGTATGATCTGAAAGATCTACCTCGACCACCGCGATTGGATACCTCGAACA ATGTGATCAGCGGAACGAGACAAGGTGTCCTCGCCGTGCAAGGTATCGATTTTTGCATCGAAACTAATGGGGAAAATCATCACACGAGCAAATTCAATCTCATGTCAAGAGATGTTGACAGGTGTCTTGTTATAAGACGAGGTCAGGCCTTCAAACTCGATATTCTATTAAACCGGCCATACGATGCCAGCAGAGATGCCGtttcttttatcttttatgTGTCAG ATGTGGAAAAGCGTGGGCCGTCAGGGGATACGTCAGCCGCTGTTCCTATGCTGGAGAAAGGATCCGAAACCTTAGGCGCATGGAATGCGGTGTATGACGGTCAAATGGATTCTCACCTCATGGTCGCGGTGACCGCAGCGGCTGACTGCATTGTTGCTGCGTGGCGCATAGACGTAGATACCCGACTGAATGGAGGCGAATCACTGAGCTACACACATCCTCTCCCCATATATGTGCTCTTTAATCCGTGGTGCTTAAATGATAGTGTTTACATGCCAG gaCATAGTCATCGAGAGGAGTACGTGCAGGAAGATGGTGGGCTTATGTACAGAGGCGTTTACAACGTAATCAAACCCATGCCTTGGTATTATGCGCAGTATGAGAAGGATATATTGGAATGCGCTCTATACCTCGTCAGAGAGATTGGAAAG gTCAAAGGTCGCGCGAGAGGCGATCCCATCAGGACGGTACGAGCGCTGTCAGCTGCAGTCAATGTTCAAGATGACAGTGGCGTCTTGTTCGGTAACTGGGCCACAGAGTTAAGCGAATACAGTGGTGGCACACATCCCCTGAAATGGGTCGGATCACTATCGATATTACAGAAGTATTACGAGAAGAAAAAACCCGTCAAGTATGCTCAATGTTGGGTCTACGCTGGAGTTTTAACTACaa TTTGTAGAGCATTAGGAATCCCCTGTAGACCAGTGACAGGATATGACGCAGCACACGACAGTCAAGGCAGCCTGACTATTGACATAATTAAAGACGAAGAAGGGAACACACTCGAGGAGTTCACCAGAGATTCAGTTTGGAACTATCACGTGTGGAACGAG GTATGGATGGATCGGCCAGACTTAGGAACTGAGTACAGCGGCTGGCAAGCTATTGATTCAACACCGCAAGAGACCTCAGAGGACGTTTTCCGTTGTGGCCCAGCGTCTTTACGAGCTGTACGAGATGGAGAATTGCAGCGACCTTACGACGCGTCCTATGTCTTTGCACAAGTTAATGCAGATAAG gtgCTATGGAAATACTCTGGTGAAATTCAACCGTTAAAACTTTTAGCACGTGATACAGTTTCAATTGGACAAAATATTTCCACCAAAGCGATCGGTCGGATGGAGCGAGAG gatATTACGGACCTTTATAAATATCCAGAGAGAACCAGAGAGGAACGCGATACTATGGAAAAGGCTCTGCGGAAATCAGAAAGCATATTTGCACGTTATTACCTCAATGATGCGTTTAATGACGTTGTTTTTGACTTCGAGCTGAGAGACGACATTAAAATCGGACAGGACTTTAATGTG GTCTTGCATATAAAGAACCGTTCGACAATCAACGAACACCAGGTGAAGGGAGTGCTGCGAGTGGACACAGTCACGTACACCGGGGTGACCGGGGACGGCGTGAAGAGACAGGACTTCGACATGGTGATGGCtccagcggcgaaggaaaaaaTTACACTGCTAGTcacatttaatgattatttcaaGAAAATTGTTGACCAG GCATCGTTCAACATAGCTTGCTTAGCGACAATAGTGGACAGAAATTTCGACTATTTCGCACAAGACGACTTCAGAGTACGAAATCCCGATATCAAAATATCGTATGACGGAAAGCCAATTTCACGGCAGGAATTTTTGGTGACGGTCAAATTGGAAAATCCTCTCCCGATACCTTTGAAAAATGGAAAATTCTACATACAGGGACCAGGGTTGGACAAACAACTTAAGATTGAACTAAGCGAG AACGTAGCTCCAGGCGCCCTTGCGAGTGTCCAGTTTAAGCTGACACCGCCGTGGGCCGGTCGACACCAAATATCAGCGaagttctcctcaaaggaactGCACGACGTTGACGGTTTCCTGTCATTGATGGTTTCGCCTCCAGACACTAATGGAATCCCATTGATTGACGCTAACGAGACGCGTGAAATTTGA
- the LOC124531137 gene encoding protein tilB: protein MVKITVEMVRNKAEHHDRLLAPLEEIALHQENIEKIEFIQDWCPKLKILLMQSNLIAKIENLNKLKHLAYLNLALNNIEVIENLERCESLEKLDLTLNFIGDIVSVESLTGNYNLVNLYLTGNPCTDYDNYRDFVIGTLPQLSTLDGKDIERSDRIKALQNLPVIRSDILFEQNIYKQQRKAQKKRLESDIQDKWENEYKHMDPEERNKQFWASKTEHAPEVRYEIERMRQLKQKSYEPETQKDEKRETRLFTSDGRPFNINQPKIDFKFSDEDPNAYVLDLAVYKHLDTNLLDIDIQTNYIRVSIKGKIFQLHLPEEVDITNSTAQRSQITGHLVIKMPKANFILKKPLTTKKCITQPSISESKVRGCSLGITQTREFLEIGSSDNVLDLTKMTSTKTPSYIDPRMTLIEKKPSSNFIDDPEVPDLI, encoded by the coding sequence atggTGAAAATAACCGTAGAAATGGTTCGAAATAAAGCAGAACATCATGATCGGTTGTTGGCTCCACTAGAAGAAATCGCTTTACATCAGGAAAACATTGAAAAGATTGAATTCATTCAAGATTGGTGCCCGAAACTAAAGATTCTTTTAATGCaaagtaatttaattgcaaaaattgaaaatttgaacAAACTAAAACATCTCGCGTATCTTAATTTAGCTCTAAACAACATAGAGGTGATCGAAAATTTGGAAAGATGCGAGTCCTTGGAAAAATTGGATTTGACACTTAATTTTATTGGCGATATCGTAAGCGTCGAATCTTTGACAGGTAACTATAATTTGGTAAACTTATACTTAACAGGAAATCCCTGCACGGATTATGATAATTATCGTGATTTCGTTATTGGTACCCTTCCGCAACTGTCGACGCTTGATGGCAAAGATATTGAAAGATCTGATCGAATTAAAGCATTACAAAACCTCCCTGTTATTAGATCAGATATCTTATTCgaacaaaacatttataaacaacAAAGAAAAGCACAAAAAAAGCGTTTAGAAAGCGATATACAAGATAAATGGGAAAATGAATACAAGCACATGGATCCAgaagaaagaaataaacaattttgggCTTCTAAAACTGAACATGCACCGGAAGTGAGGTATGAAATCGAACGCATGcgacaattaaaacaaaaaagttatgaACCTGAAACTCAAAAGGATGAAAAAAGAGAAACCAGATTGTTTACTTCAGATGGCAGACCGTTTAACATAAATCAaccaaaaattgattttaaatttagcgATGAAGATCCGAACGCCTACGTTTTAGATCTAGCTGTATATAAACATTTGGATACTAACTTACTCGATATTGATATTCAGACAAATTACATAAGAGTATCAATAAAAGGCAAAATATTTCAACTTCATTTGCCTGAAGAGGTGGATATAACAAACTCAACTGCGCAAAGGTCACAAATTACTGGACATTTAGTCATTAAAATGCCAAAagctaatttcatattaaaaaaacctttgaCAACCAAAAAATGTATCACTCAACCATCCATAAGTGAATCTAAAGTAAGAGGCTGTAGTTTGGGAATAACACAAACGAGAGAATTTTTAGAAATAGGATCGTCTGATAACGTACttgatttaacaaaaatgaCGTCAACAAAAACACCTTCATATATTGATCCAAGAATGacattgattgaaaaaaaaccgTCTTCTAACTTTATTGACGACCCAGAAGTGCCggatcttatttaa